In the genome of Rhizophagus irregularis chromosome 22, complete sequence, one region contains:
- a CDS encoding uncharacterized protein (SECRETED:cutsite_TYC-AL; SECRETED:prob_0.7500); SECRETED:SignalP(1-18), whose amino-acid sequence MKIKTYFLPFLFITHTYCALIPNNRVIINSDSTQDFNLVEGITYKIVHLKSGLNLDSNSNNIHVSSSFNPYQYWSLRKANENEYNIVSAVSSMNLDGNGQETYASKPGDNSVSNPYQRWAIKKVNNDTYNIVHVNSESRNLDSNGQEVYISSYENNSENNIYQHWSFEPSNYKLNAVVMDFEYPPDLKQKLDRYKTRTNLLSGSLVINNPTNGTIEQTVDKTEKKSSSYTLKIRKSESFKVTKNIGVSFDIGRTIFGILGLHTGFQGGIKNEFNSTHEEEYKKSVKELVSYRIRQKVEAPPLTSIMVNSSVDKINIDIPFKAKIRVTGKADRLDEYGRIVPMTDVDANALRYYLQKEYYDAKVVAEEGNSLIITTNGNFKIDGYGFNALVEAIPIKNYPSNPPSPPNLPNPTDPSNPSNPDPNVPNSPNSPAYPNPPNYSDHNPFSEASVMFYFAIYLMMVFSIFALLTLFVYKLWTHFANRRDRVYLG is encoded by the coding sequence atgaaaattaaaacttattttctGCCGTTCCTTTTTATAACTCATACATACTGTGCTTTAATCCCTAATAATAGGGTTATCATAAATTCCGATTCTACTCAAGACTTTAACTTGGTTGAAggaattacatataaaattgtgCATTTGAAGTCTGGTTTGAACTTGGATAGCAATAGTAACAATATTCATGTCAGTTCTTCATTTAACCCGTACCAATACTGGTCATTGCGAAAGGCTAACGAAAATGAATATAACATTGTAAGCGCAGTATCAAGTATGAATTTAGACGGTAATGGACAAGAAACATATGCTAGTAAACCTGGAGATAATTCTGTGTCTAATCCATATCAACGCTGGGCAATTAAAAAGGTTAATAATGATACGTATAATATTGTTCATGTAAATTCTGAATCTCGGAATTTAGATAGCAATGGTCAAGAAGTTTATATCAGttcttatgaaaataattctgaGAACAATATTTATCAACATTGGTCCTTTGAACccagtaattataaattaaacgCGGTAGTAATGGATTTTGAATATCCTCCTGATCTAAAACAAAAACTTGATCGTTACAAGACACGCACCAACCTTTTAAGCGGTAGTCTTGTGATTAACAATCCGACAAATGGAACAATAGAACAAACAGTTgataaaactgaaaaaaaatcaagtagTTATACTTTGAAAATCAGAAAGTCGGAATCATTTAAAGTTACAAAGAATATTGGTGTATCATTTGATATTGGTAGGACCATTTTCGGGATTTTAGGACTACATACAGGATTCCAAGGTGGAATTAAAAATGAGTTCAATTCAACTCATGAGGAGGAATACAAGAAATCCGTGAAAGAATTAGTTTCATATCGTATTAGACAGAAAGTTGAAGCACCACCTCTTACCTCAATAATGGTTAATAGTTCGGTAGATAAGATTAACATTGACATACCATTTAAAGCCAAAATTCGAGTCACTGGCAAAGCTGATAGATTGGACGAATATGGAAGGATTGTTCCAATGACCGATGTTGATGCTAACGCACTTAGATATTATCTTCAAAAGGAATATTACGATGCTAAAGTTGTAGCTGAAGAAGGAAATTCTCTTATTATCACTACAAAcggtaattttaaaatagatgGTTATGGATTTAATGCGTTAGTTGAAGCAATTCCTATAAAGAATTACCCGAGCAATCCTCCGAGTCCTCCTAATCTTCCTAATCCTACTGACCCTTCTAATCCTTCTAACCCCGATCCCAACGTTCCTAACTCTCCTAATTCTCCTGCTTATCCAAACCCTCCTAATTACTCTGACCATAACCCGTTCTCTGAGGCCTCAGTCATGTTTTATTTCGCAATTTATCTCATGATGGTTTTCTCCATTTTTGCTTTATTGACCCTCTTTGTCTACAAATTGTGGACTCATTTTGCCAACAGAAGAGACAGAGTTTACCTTGGTTAA